In the Hevea brasiliensis isolate MT/VB/25A 57/8 chromosome 8, ASM3005281v1, whole genome shotgun sequence genome, CTTGAAGACGAGGAAGaaaatgatgatgatgaagatgttGATTTGGAAGATGAGTATGAGGAGGAtaatgaagatgatgaagaagatgatgaggaTTTTGATATTTCTGTTGATGTGGATTGAACATTTAGTAGTTTACTagtttattaaactttaatttttaatagtttatttttatctcttttggaTTATAAACTAATTATTACTTGCATATTTGTTAGTTATTATTATATAGTTTTATGTTACTTGAGGTGTGATagcataattataattttttttttatttttaatatatattttttatttttgcgcCTTGCGCCAAGGCTCCAAGACGCCTTGCGCCTTAGTACGCCTTAGTGCGCCTTGAGCCTTTGATAACTATATTCATCTGCCATTATAGAGCAACCATACTTTGCCCATTCTTCTTCATAGGACTTTAATGAATTCTTCACCTTAGCAACTTCTCCATTCAATAAGGGAACCCGCACCTCATGAAAACTAGGTGCTTTCATACAAATCCCAAATTGTTCAATAGACTCCACCATAACTTGAAAACTTAGATAATTGACGGCATTAAAAGGAATTTCCGCATCATACATCCATCGAGCTATATCCTTACATGCTTTTTTTCGCAATGCTTTTTTTCGCAATTCCTTTTTACATGCCTCATTAATAGTGGTTTACTTCAGCTTTGAATTTTTTCTATCTTGCACTGCCTTTGTAGCACTTTTGGCAAAATATAAATCTATTGGACCTTTGTCCTTGTACTACTTCCTTTTGAGCCTCCAACAATTATCCCAACATCATTTTCATCTTCATCATCTCCAAGAGTTTCAACATTCTCATAATTAGGCAGTTTATCTAAGTTCTTTGCTAAAGCCTTTTGCTGCATATACTCTTGTAGCTCTTCACGCATATGTGTTGGACAATTCTTACACATTTTAGCATTTCGAAATCCTCCAACTAAATGCTGCTTAGCTCAGAATATCCCTTCTTTTATAACTTTGCTGCAAAAGTTACAAACAACATAATTTTTATTGTTTGGATTCACCAAATGGACATATTTCCATACGGGATCTTTGTTGCAATTGTCAGTTTTATTAGCAGCAGTAGATGCTTCCGATTCCATCTttgcaaaaataaaataaaatgataagaaaattaataatttaacaagTAACAAGAAGCCAACAATAATATACATGCCAATTTATAATaccataatttaattataatagtagaaattaataatttatgataACACAAAGTCAattataatatttctaataatctATAATAAGACCTAATAGCAATTAGCAATAagaaaataaagtaataaaacaTTTTTAATCTAATAATAAAACTAAAAGCTAATAAGAGTCATTCAATTAGCATAATAGCATCTCAAGTAGTCAAGTCTCAAATTATTTTCACATATTCACAATAAACAATAtgtcaaaatctcaaatttatactaaaaaggaaagaaaaagaaaaacattgCAGGGTAAGGAGAGACATggcaaagaaaaggaaaaaatggaaaattGCAGCTGCTGGAACAGTGCAGAAacagagagagcatggcattggtagcccaaaaaaaaaaaagatgcagaAGAAGAAAGTGCAGTGCAGAAACAGtgcaggagagagagagagagagagagagagagagagcgcatggcagccccaaaaaaaaaaagatgcagaAGAAGAAAGTGTAGTGCAGAAATAGTgcaggaaagagagagagagagagagagagagagagagagagagcatggcaGCCCCTCCCAAAAAAAAAAGTAGCAGAAAAAGAAAGCGCAGCAcaggaaagggagagagagagagcatggcattggcagcaaaagaaaaaagaaacaaGAAGAAAAAAATGCAGCACAGGGGAAGCGagtagaggagagagagagagagagagagagagaggaggaggagaagaagaagaaaacaatAAGAAAACAGTAAAATTAAAATGTACATACCAGATTTGTTTGatctctctcttccttcttcttcttcttcttctcttctttttttcctttttgttggctgCTGGTATGGAGAAGCTTTAAAAAAAAGCCCTAACTTATATATCTAGCGCCTTGACTCATTTAGGCGTGCCTCGGTGCGCCTTGGTGCGCCTCTGTGAGGTGGTGTGCCTTGCTTGTCCCGGGGCACCTTGCGCCTAGGGCGCACCTGAGGCACGCCTTTGATAACAGTGCCTAGAACAGAATTGGGTCTGGACGGTTGATCTGGATGTGCCATGTCTGACATGCTTTCATGACATGAGTGCTTCTACAGttttcatttttcaatttcatctaTCTGAGAGTGAGAACAGTTGAGTTTGTGTATTTTGATTCTTATCCATATATTGCAGAAACTGGAGAGTAGCGGGATTTAGTGTTTAACACTTGTATATATGGATGATGAAAATGATGAAGAAAGTGGCCTGTTTTACTCTCTAACTTGATGCTCCAAATTTGCTTGTGCGTAAATATGTTTGCTGTTGCTGCCTATGGATGAGGGTTGATTGTTTCGATAAACTTAGATGATGGATGATGGATTGCACATTGAAATCAAGTAAGGGCCAGGTACTGAGCAAAGTTAACTGTAGTTACTTTTCATATATGCATCTAATGGTTGACGTGTGCTTCTTCTCTGATTGAATGTttctttttctaaatttttaagtGCAGAGATTATAATGTTATTGATTTTAATGTTTACTATACATCCACTGATCTAATTGTAGGCTTCAGGATTGCGACTTGACTACCAAGGATGCATATAAATATTTTGTACACAGAGCtcaagaaataaaaatttcaaaaggtTGGACCCGTGTCAACTGGTATGTTTTCATCAGCAAACTTGTTAGCATTTCAAAAAGTTGGTTTTCCTTCTGGACTTTCCTGTCTAAAAATCCTATTGAAATTTAAGTATGCAATACtgaattgcttatatatgaatcaatcaaataatttttcaatcaTTTCATCAATTGtacttttgttgatcaatgaaacATGCTTGTTAAACCTGCACCTGCCTAGCCAGTTGGATTTTCTAGACCATGAATGAGAAAGTCCAAGGGCCAGTTTTTGCTATCTACAAACTCTCTTTTAATTCAACCCAGCTGGCCAGCGCCACCTGTTTCAATTGGCTGAACAACCCATGATCTAGTTGGCCAGTCATGGTTGGTTCCATGTGTGGATTGCTCCAATCAATTTAGCTCTGAAAAATACATGTTTGTATTTGTTTGAGACAAGAACCTAACCCTTTACATTCTACCTACCACATAAGCTATGAACTGATACGAACTTAGAAGAACCACATCCCAAAAGCTAATTATTGAGGTTGGAGAGCCCAGGTTCATATATACCCTATATTGAAATCTCATATTTTCAATGTGAGACACTAGTTTTCTTGCAATGGGATCGTAACATTCCACCACGCTCCGCAGCCCTAGCACCCACGTAGGCTGGTTTTGGGCTAACTTAATCTAGCCCCGAGTGAACACTGCTATTCCGACGTCATCACCTGCGCCACACGATTGTAATCTGGAGTCGTAGTGGACGGCTCTTATACCATTGGTATGAACTTAGGAGAACTACACCCCAAAAGCTATCTATTGAGGTTGGAGAGCCCAAGCTCATATATAACCCACATTGAAATCCCATACTTTCAATGTAAGACACAAGTTTTCTTGCAATGGGATCGTAATATTCCACCATGCACTGTAGCCCCAGCACCTACGCAGACTGGCTTTGCCCTAGTTTAATCTAGCCCTAGGTGAGCATTGCTATTCCGGCATCACCATCTGTGCCGCACGATTGCAACTGGGAGTCATAGTGGACGGCTATGATACCAATTTGTTATATTCCCGCGTCAAGGATCTCATCACAGGCCTATGAATAGGATAATCTTGTTATTGTTTCTTCCCCTTCTTGAATTTGCTGGAAATTTTTCTGCAAAAGAATAATTTTATTAGGACATAAGAGAGAAATATGTGCAAGAGAATAGGACATTCtcttaaaaataaactaaaaaccAAGTAAAGTGTAAAAAAAAAGTTCTTAAAATAAACTCTctgatcaattggatatcaattaAAGAAATTCACTTGAAAAATCTGAAAGTAAAACACCTTGAAACTGTCACCATGTAACTCATCTGAAATAAACATGTACTTAAAAAGTTCCAACTCTAGATTGCATTGCTGCCAGTTCAAATTTCCTCTCTGAGAGTAGTGCTTAATTAATAGCCATCCGAGTATTCATTTGCAGTTGTGTgcatattattattttcatttatcaATGATGAATAGTTgtattttgaatttcaaattacATTAAGAGATCAAATGTTTTGGTTATTCTTCTTGGCTCTTAACCTTGATATTGCTTTGCACTGTGTTCTATGCAGAGCGCTCATGGAGTAGGAGAGAGGCCATATCTTCCAGAAATATTACCTTAACAGCTTTACCTATCTTGCAGTACTTCAGGTGCCTACTGAATAGGCGTGGAGTTGAAGCTGCTCCTGTCGCAAATTTTTATGCCCGACAATCTCCGATAGGTCTCGGGTTATGCTATGAGCAATAATTCCTCGTGTCATATTCATGCATCTGAAGCTGACTCTTTGTATTTTGTATGTAATAAATGCAAGCACTCCAAAAAAACTTCATacttttcaggtttcaattgttcttttactagaaaattgatTGATATTAATTTGGTGTCATATATCAATGGTAGAGTATTTGGGGTTGCAAGAATAAAGTTACTCAATTTGCAACCTGGAGGTCACGGATTCGAGTCATGAAAATAGCCTCCTTGCAAAATAGAGGTAAGGCTTTGTACATCAAGCCTTCTTAGAGCCCACTATTGTGTGATATTTCATGCATTGGATCTCCCTTTTTATTTTCTGTTCGCCAATTTGATGATATTCTTGTTGTGCTTTTCTGTTTATGAATGCTGACTGTACTGCTTTACCTCACAAATTCTTGAGCAATTCTATCTGAAATCTGTATCAATCCAAATGTCCTTAGAAACTCCATCATGCTCTCCTCCCTCAATGTTTATGGATTTTCCTGCAATGTTGCCATGAATTTATCCCTTTGGCAACTTCCAAACTTGTGTCATAAATGATCCCATCGTACTCCTCATGGGAGGACAAGTAGGGaactggtaaattttcagtttgatGTACTTTTTTTCTCGTGCCAATAACTACATACGCATCATTACAAATTGATCCTTATGTTTTAGATTGTTAAAAATGTTCGCCCTGAACTTTATGAACTGTTACAAATTGTTCTCTTTTTGAACTTTTTAGCCCCACATGGTAACTTATAATTAATGTTCTCTCTGCATTTTCTTCtctcaaattctcatttaatctGCAAGAAACCTTTAAAGGGTTTGAAGAAAGCtgtttcaatttaaaaaaaaaaagtcattttttAGAAACAAGAAGAAATTAAATATGGCATTTAAAAAGATTTGAGGCTTTTATCTAAATCTTCTCTCTAATCATATAAATTATGTGTTGAATTGTAGGGAAAATTGCTATTTATTCCTCACATTTTAATAGAACTAACTATTTaatcttttaagcttgaaaaatattttatttagttcTATTTTTTAGTTTGTAAATTATTTAGTCTTTGCTGTTATTTTACAATAACTTTtatattaatcaaattaataaaaagagAAGAATTATATTATTCAAATTTCAGAGTCTAAATGATTGATtgatttca is a window encoding:
- the LOC131168821 gene encoding beta-hexosaminidase 1-like; translated protein: MMDDGLHIEIKLQDCDLTTKDAYKYFVHRAQEIKISKERSWSRREAISSRNITLTALPILQYFRCLLNRRGVEAAPVANFYARQSPIGLGLCYEQ